Proteins encoded within one genomic window of Bacillus thuringiensis:
- a CDS encoding sporulation YhaL family protein, with product METLPWWVYLVIVGIVLSGYMVLYTSKKEQEMDNEFIEKEGEVYMKRLEEEREKRNQDSDKDSVLL from the coding sequence GTGGAAACTTTACCATGGTGGGTGTATCTTGTAATTGTCGGGATCGTATTAAGTGGCTACATGGTTTTATATACTTCAAAAAAAGAGCAAGAGATGGATAATGAGTTTATCGAAAAAGAAGGCGAAGTATATATGAAGCGCTTAGAAGAAGAGCGAGAGAAACGTAATCAGGATAGTGATAAGGATTCTGTTTTATTATAA
- the glpP gene encoding glycerol uptake operon antiterminator GlpP: protein MEFHEQKILPAVRQIKDLEKLLHSSYEYIVILDIHVGQLKSVISLAKQYCKKVFLHVDLIHGLQSDGHATEYLCQEFRPYGLLSTKASVIMKAKQKGVVAIQRIFLIDSSAMEKSCNLLEKTKPDYIEVLPGAMTDIIAEVKERTGVPILAGGFIRTVDDVEKALNAGATAITTSKRELWKHYQKK, encoded by the coding sequence ATGGAATTTCATGAGCAAAAGATTTTGCCGGCAGTGAGGCAAATTAAAGATTTGGAGAAGTTATTACATAGTTCGTATGAATATATCGTTATTTTAGATATTCATGTTGGTCAATTGAAGAGTGTTATATCACTTGCGAAGCAATATTGTAAAAAGGTATTTTTACATGTGGATTTAATTCATGGCTTACAGAGTGATGGGCATGCGACGGAGTATTTATGCCAAGAGTTTAGACCGTACGGATTACTTTCGACAAAGGCGAGCGTGATTATGAAGGCGAAGCAAAAAGGTGTTGTGGCAATTCAGCGTATCTTTTTAATCGATTCGAGTGCAATGGAGAAGAGTTGCAATCTTTTAGAAAAGACGAAGCCGGATTATATAGAGGTGCTTCCGGGAGCAATGACGGACATTATCGCTGAAGTGAAAGAACGTACTGGTGTACCGATTTTGGCGGGTGGTTTTATTCGTACAGTGGATGATGTGGAGAAAGCGTTAAATGCTGGTGCGACAGCAATTACAACATCAAAACGCGAACTATGGAAACATTACCAAAAAAAGTGA
- the yhaM gene encoding 3'-5' exoribonuclease YhaM translates to MKKKIAEYEVGEQVDVFLLIKTATKGLASNGKPFLTVILQDPSGDIEAKLWDVSPEVEKQYVAETIVKVAGDILNYKGRIQLRVKQIRVANENEVTDISDFVEKAPVKKEDMVEKITQYIFEMRNPNIQRLTRHLLNKHQNEFLEYPAATKNHHEFVSGLAYHVVSMLDLAKAISNLYPSLDKDLLYAGVILHDLGKVIELSGPISTTYTLEGNLLGHISIMVNEIGKAADELQIDAEEVLILQHIVLSHHGKAEWGSPKPPLVKEAEILHYIDNLDAKMNMMDRALGRTKPGEYTERVFALDNRSFYKPTFHN, encoded by the coding sequence ATGAAAAAGAAAATTGCAGAATATGAAGTTGGTGAACAAGTCGATGTTTTCTTGTTAATTAAAACAGCGACAAAAGGTCTAGCAAGCAATGGAAAGCCGTTTTTAACAGTAATCTTACAAGATCCAAGTGGAGATATTGAAGCGAAATTGTGGGATGTATCACCAGAAGTTGAGAAACAATATGTAGCAGAAACAATCGTTAAAGTAGCTGGAGATATTCTAAACTACAAAGGACGTATTCAATTACGTGTGAAACAAATCCGAGTTGCAAATGAAAATGAAGTAACAGACATCTCGGACTTCGTAGAAAAAGCACCAGTGAAAAAAGAAGATATGGTTGAAAAGATTACGCAATACATATTTGAAATGAGAAACCCGAACATTCAGCGTCTAACAAGACATTTATTAAATAAGCATCAAAACGAATTTTTAGAGTACCCAGCAGCGACAAAGAACCATCACGAGTTCGTATCTGGACTAGCTTATCACGTCGTATCGATGCTTGATTTAGCGAAAGCTATTTCAAATCTATACCCATCGTTAGATAAAGACTTACTGTATGCGGGCGTTATTTTACATGACCTTGGTAAAGTAATCGAATTATCTGGCCCAATTTCTACAACGTATACGTTAGAAGGAAATTTACTAGGTCACATTTCGATTATGGTGAACGAAATTGGTAAAGCAGCAGACGAGCTGCAAATCGATGCAGAAGAAGTATTAATTCTTCAACACATCGTCCTTTCTCACCATGGAAAAGCAGAATGGGGTAGTCCAAAACCACCATTAGTAAAAGAAGCAGAAATTCTGCACTACATCGATAACTTAGATGCAAAAATGAACATGATGGACCGTGCATTAGGACGCACAAAACCAGGTGAATACACTGAGCGTGTCTTTGCACTTGATAATCGTTCGTTCTATAAACCGACGTTCCATAATTAA
- a CDS encoding DUF2199 domain-containing protein → MTKISGYTCRCCGTYHEEIPTSYGSSAPVYYYDAEPEEREDRFEMNDDLCVMDGEHFFMRGSIEIPIIGTDEHFIWGVWVSLSEANFDKVNEHWDKQQLLEPMFGWLSTNLPYELETVSLKTMVHPRADGIRPYIELEPTDHPLAMELREGITMERVQEIAEQLCVNNENDEEEC, encoded by the coding sequence ATGACGAAAATAAGTGGGTATACTTGTAGATGCTGCGGTACATATCATGAAGAAATTCCAACGAGCTATGGATCATCAGCGCCTGTTTATTATTATGATGCTGAACCTGAAGAGCGAGAAGATAGATTTGAAATGAATGATGATTTATGCGTGATGGATGGAGAACACTTCTTTATGCGAGGGAGTATTGAAATTCCTATCATTGGTACAGATGAACATTTCATATGGGGTGTATGGGTTTCGTTGAGTGAAGCGAATTTTGATAAGGTGAATGAACACTGGGATAAGCAACAATTATTAGAGCCGATGTTTGGTTGGCTTTCAACGAATTTACCATATGAATTGGAAACAGTCAGTTTAAAAACGATGGTTCATCCAAGAGCCGATGGCATTCGTCCTTATATTGAACTAGAGCCGACAGACCATCCTCTAGCAATGGAGCTTAGAGAAGGAATAACGATGGAACGGGTACAAGAAATAGCGGAACAACTGTGTGTAAATAACGAGAATGATGAGGAAGAGTGCTGA
- a CDS encoding ring-cleaving dioxygenase, producing the protein MYEIKGHHHISMVTKNANENNHFYKNVLGLRRVKMTVNQDDPSMYHLFYGDKTGSPGTELSFFEIPLVGKTYRGTNAITRIGLLVPSEESLHYWKERFEEFDVKHSEMTTYANRPALQFEDAEGLRLVLLVSNGEKVEHWETWEKSEVPVQHQIQGMGSVEMTVRRLDKLASTLTDIFGYTEVSRNDEEAIFQSIKGEAFGEIVVKYLDGPTEKPGRGSIHHLAIRVKNDTELAYWEEQVIQRGFQSSGIIDRFYFKSLYFRESNGILFEIATDGPGFTVDGDVEHLGEKLDLPPFLEEKRAEIEAKLAPIEEK; encoded by the coding sequence ATGTATGAAATTAAAGGGCATCATCACATTTCAATGGTTACGAAAAATGCAAATGAAAATAATCACTTTTATAAAAATGTACTTGGTTTACGTCGCGTGAAAATGACAGTAAACCAAGATGATCCATCAATGTATCACTTATTTTATGGAGATAAAACAGGAAGTCCAGGTACGGAATTATCATTTTTTGAAATTCCTTTAGTAGGAAAAACGTACCGCGGTACGAATGCCATTACTCGAATTGGATTACTCGTTCCTTCCGAGGAAAGCTTACATTACTGGAAAGAACGATTTGAGGAATTTGATGTAAAACATAGTGAAATGACAACATATGCAAATCGTCCTGCTTTACAATTTGAGGATGCTGAAGGTCTTCGCTTAGTACTACTCGTTTCAAACGGAGAAAAAGTGGAGCACTGGGAAACGTGGGAGAAATCAGAAGTTCCTGTACAGCATCAAATTCAAGGAATGGGTTCTGTGGAAATGACGGTGCGTAGACTTGATAAACTGGCGAGTACATTAACAGACATATTTGGTTATACAGAAGTTAGCCGAAATGACGAAGAAGCGATTTTCCAGTCTATTAAAGGAGAAGCCTTTGGAGAAATCGTTGTGAAATATTTAGATGGTCCTACTGAAAAGCCAGGCCGCGGTAGCATTCACCATTTAGCAATTCGTGTGAAAAATGATACAGAGCTTGCTTATTGGGAAGAACAGGTGATACAAAGAGGTTTCCAATCTTCAGGAATCATCGACCGTTTCTATTTTAAAAGCTTATATTTCCGTGAATCAAACGGAATCCTATTTGAAATTGCGACAGATGGACCAGGATTTACAGTTGATGGAGATGTAGAACATTTAGGAGAAAAACTTGATTTACCGCCGTTCTTAGAAGAAAAGCGAGCAGAAATTGAAGCGAAATTAGCACCTATTGAAGAGAAATAA
- the glpF gene encoding glycerol uptake facilitator protein GlpF, whose protein sequence is MSAFLGELVGTALLILLGGGVCAGVSLKKSFAKDSGWIVITMGWGLAVAVAAYAVGSISGAHLNPALTIGLAFKGAFPWSDVPGYIAAQMIGAIIGAVLVYLHYLPHWKETEDPGTKLGVFATGPAIPNTFTNLLSEMIGTFVLVFGILAIGANKFADGLNPFIVGFLIVSIGLSLGGTTGYAINPARDLGPRIAHFFLPIAGKGGSNWKYAWIPVVGPILGGSLAGLFHQVVFEGKQNAALIYVIIATVIVLAISYMTSKKSESNTNSRKVA, encoded by the coding sequence ATGTCAGCATTTTTAGGAGAGTTAGTAGGGACTGCGTTGTTAATCTTACTTGGTGGCGGCGTTTGCGCTGGTGTAAGTTTAAAGAAGTCGTTTGCAAAAGATTCAGGTTGGATTGTTATTACGATGGGCTGGGGCTTAGCGGTAGCGGTTGCAGCGTATGCAGTTGGATCAATTAGTGGGGCGCATTTGAATCCGGCTTTAACGATAGGATTAGCATTTAAGGGAGCGTTCCCATGGAGTGACGTACCAGGTTATATCGCAGCACAAATGATTGGGGCAATTATCGGGGCAGTTCTTGTATATTTACATTACTTACCACACTGGAAAGAAACAGAAGATCCAGGAACAAAATTAGGTGTATTTGCAACAGGTCCAGCAATTCCGAACACATTTACAAACCTTTTAAGTGAAATGATTGGAACATTCGTTTTAGTATTTGGTATATTAGCAATTGGAGCAAATAAATTTGCAGATGGTTTAAATCCATTTATCGTAGGTTTCTTAATTGTAAGTATTGGTTTATCATTAGGTGGAACAACAGGATACGCGATTAACCCGGCTCGTGATTTAGGTCCGCGTATCGCACACTTCTTCCTTCCGATTGCAGGAAAAGGCGGTTCAAACTGGAAGTATGCATGGATTCCAGTAGTAGGTCCGATTTTAGGTGGATCACTTGCAGGATTATTCCATCAAGTTGTATTTGAGGGAAAACAAAATGCAGCACTTATTTATGTGATTATTGCAACTGTGATTGTACTAGCAATCTCTTATATGACAAGTAAAAAAAGTGAAAGCAATACAAATAGTAGAAAAGTAGCATAG
- a CDS encoding ring-cleaving dioxygenase, which produces MNQLKGIHHVTAITSSAEKNYEFFTHVLGMRLVKKTVNQDDIQTYHLFFADDKGSAGTDMTFFDFPGIPKGVHGTNEISKTSFRVPTDAALAYWVKRFDRLEVEHTGIKEQFGKKTLSFVDFDDQHYQLISDELDNGVESGTPWQNGPVPLEYAITGLGPVFIRIANFSFFKEVLEKVLLFKEIAQEGEFYLFEVNEGGNGASVIVEHNTVLPEARQGFGTVHHAAFRVEDRAVLEEWIERISSVGLPSSGYVDRHFFESLYARVAPQILFEFATDGPGFMGDEPYETLGEKLSLPPFLEPKREEIEKLVRPIDTVRSTKEFIKE; this is translated from the coding sequence ATGAACCAATTAAAAGGAATTCACCACGTTACAGCGATTACAAGTAGTGCAGAAAAAAACTATGAGTTTTTCACTCACGTTTTAGGAATGCGTTTAGTTAAAAAAACAGTAAACCAAGATGACATTCAAACGTATCATTTATTCTTTGCAGATGATAAAGGTAGTGCAGGAACAGATATGACATTCTTTGACTTCCCAGGTATTCCAAAAGGAGTACACGGTACAAATGAAATTTCAAAAACGTCATTCCGTGTTCCAACTGATGCAGCATTAGCATATTGGGTGAAACGTTTTGACCGTCTTGAAGTGGAACATACAGGTATTAAAGAGCAATTTGGTAAGAAAACTCTTTCTTTCGTTGACTTTGATGATCAACACTATCAATTAATCTCAGATGAATTAGATAATGGGGTAGAATCAGGTACACCGTGGCAAAACGGTCCAGTTCCATTAGAATACGCAATTACTGGTTTAGGACCTGTATTTATCCGCATCGCAAACTTTAGTTTCTTTAAAGAAGTGTTAGAAAAAGTTTTATTATTTAAAGAGATTGCGCAAGAAGGAGAATTCTATTTATTTGAAGTAAACGAAGGCGGAAACGGTGCTTCTGTCATTGTAGAACATAATACGGTTCTTCCAGAAGCACGACAAGGTTTTGGTACAGTGCACCATGCTGCATTCCGCGTAGAAGATCGCGCTGTATTAGAAGAATGGATCGAAAGAATCAGTAGCGTTGGTCTTCCTTCATCTGGCTATGTAGACCGCCATTTCTTCGAGTCATTATACGCAAGAGTTGCACCACAAATTTTATTTGAATTTGCAACAGATGGCCCAGGATTTATGGGAGATGAGCCATACGAAACACTTGGCGAAAAATTATCGTTACCTCCGTTCTTAGAGCCAAAACGTGAAGAAATTGAAAAATTAGTTCGTCCAATTGATACAGTAAGAAGCACGAAGGAATTTATTAAAGAGTAA
- a CDS encoding helix-turn-helix domain-containing protein, with product MIFSERLKQEREKRNWSQNDLAEKIHVSRQSASKWETGKNYPSIEIIIHISDLFGITIDELLRSDEELTQKVIEDSKQLAHPKWKVFFDSLFMMGVFLFVTKIIVWMLNKFAGESITIIADAPYVMNFLPLLLMVIGGMGSDKLKKIYR from the coding sequence ATGATTTTTAGTGAACGCTTAAAACAAGAACGAGAAAAACGAAATTGGTCGCAAAATGATTTGGCTGAAAAAATTCATGTAAGTAGACAATCTGCTTCGAAATGGGAGACGGGAAAGAACTATCCGAGCATTGAAATTATTATTCATATAAGTGATCTGTTCGGTATTACGATTGATGAATTACTAAGGAGTGATGAAGAGTTGACGCAGAAAGTTATTGAAGATAGTAAGCAATTGGCGCATCCAAAATGGAAGGTGTTTTTTGATAGTTTATTTATGATGGGCGTATTTTTGTTTGTTACAAAAATCATTGTGTGGATGCTAAATAAGTTTGCCGGAGAGAGCATTACAATTATAGCGGATGCACCGTATGTAATGAATTTTTTACCGCTCTTATTAATGGTTATAGGTGGTATGGGATCTGATAAGTTGAAGAAAATATATAGGTAA
- a CDS encoding alpha/beta fold hydrolase, translating into MKRFKFYMISGIVLVLLIVCNFVDKPIAKVGEVKDTVMMKLNTKESMAQIDGQTIYFKKIGEGKPPLLMLHGFGGSSDGFSDIYPELARDHTIIAVDILGFGRSSKPIDFEYSFPAQVNLYYKLMKKLGYDQFAVLGHSMGGEMSLNLAYLYPDAVTHLVLADSTGIESFQQKESYEVPPLSTDLQTVTEITDYNKNEVKNSRDDKEHYDQLTKMRERRIAMEADKIKVPTLIIWGRHDKSVSWKNGELYHELFANSTFHIIEKGYHAPFRQEPIEFMEYVQAFFSKHPQ; encoded by the coding sequence TTGAAACGGTTTAAGTTTTATATGATTAGCGGTATTGTGCTCGTTTTGTTAATTGTTTGTAACTTCGTTGATAAGCCGATTGCGAAGGTTGGAGAAGTGAAAGATACTGTTATGATGAAGCTGAATACGAAAGAGAGTATGGCGCAAATTGACGGGCAGACGATTTATTTTAAGAAAATTGGTGAGGGGAAGCCGCCTTTACTTATGCTGCACGGGTTTGGTGGTTCATCTGATGGATTTAGTGATATTTATCCGGAACTAGCGCGAGATCACACGATTATTGCGGTTGATATTTTAGGGTTTGGACGTTCTTCTAAGCCGATTGATTTTGAGTATTCGTTTCCTGCGCAAGTGAATTTATATTATAAGTTAATGAAGAAGCTCGGATACGATCAATTCGCAGTACTTGGTCATTCGATGGGCGGAGAGATGTCTCTAAATTTAGCGTATTTATATCCGGATGCAGTAACGCATCTCGTTTTAGCGGATTCTACAGGAATAGAGTCTTTCCAGCAAAAAGAAAGTTATGAAGTGCCGCCGCTATCAACGGATCTTCAAACGGTAACGGAGATTACGGATTACAATAAAAATGAAGTGAAAAATAGTCGCGACGATAAAGAGCATTATGATCAGCTGACGAAAATGAGAGAGCGCCGCATCGCGATGGAAGCAGACAAAATTAAGGTACCGACTTTAATTATATGGGGCCGACACGATAAGAGCGTTTCTTGGAAAAATGGTGAGTTGTACCACGAGTTATTTGCAAATAGTACGTTTCATATTATTGAAAAAGGATACCATGCGCCGTTTCGTCAGGAACCAATTGAGTTTATGGAATATGTACAAGCATTTTTCTCGAAGCATCCACAATAA
- a CDS encoding ATP-binding protein produces MRIEKLHIYGYGKLENVEMDLSMLTVLYGENEAGKSTIRSFMKSILFGFPTRGQRRYEPKEGGKYGGAMTVETEKYGRLKIERLPKTAAGEVTVYFEDGKTGGEEILHDILSGMNESLFESVFSFDMHGLQNIHQLGESDIGNYLFSASAVGSDALLQLDKKLEKEMDQRFKPSGRKPEINVSLQEMKKLEEKMKEWQGKIGTYEKQVEQLKESEEKLATVRVEKENAEKRKQDYEILAALEPLVIEKRAHEKVLENENGQFPVNGMARYEAIKAKMEPLQLQVDSLYKKIENVQSEIESIQIDEEFLQKESYVEELRMQHMSYENARQEMRDMTGSIANIKEEIAELEQQIGATFEKETVLSFDLSLATKELITQTVQKARELETQKVQLDDRFKVAQEQLEEQEENIRQVQKQMLADEERNALSEKEKSFQDAAFIGMGAERMKRKYEEKAGAAVQKKKQWQRICLLLLLINTGILFTSLFMDNRPLLFISVIVFVGIVLALVLYKDPSSGLQEELLTLQQSAGGRQSEEAMSVRYELEKDEEIRKLFERESYKLQQMERAYDKVVSSYEEWERETFRISEQVNAYKVRYMFPEFYTYAHILPAFERMEKIQQLYRELEKQGARKSSLYEMISQFEHKLETVIGSAEYSKLHEAQSRMQHEKEKRRTCKQLKEKLAEWQEEYAFMQEQLKQLLVERDSLWHIAHSTDEEMFLEAGKLAEKREDAEKQVGRLLPQIDLLEQRLTSLSLAEHYEADGYDEKLKQEITAAQNCLTKEKELTERIAKHRMEIANLEEGSTYGDLMHEWEMKKAQVREQVKKWAAYAAAKTVLTKTKQYYHEVHLPRILQKSEEYFVYLTGGRYSKIFSPSEAEPFIVERNDGMRFYSHELSQATAEQLYLSLRFALAKTFEHDYPFIIDDSFVHFDAVRTNRTIELIKEIAKDRQVIFFTCHAHLLSFFTEKQIIKLTHKRKENEL; encoded by the coding sequence ATGAGAATAGAAAAACTCCATATTTATGGGTATGGAAAATTAGAAAATGTGGAAATGGATCTGTCAATGCTGACTGTTTTATACGGTGAAAATGAAGCGGGGAAATCGACAATTCGCTCATTTATGAAAAGTATTTTATTCGGTTTTCCAACGAGAGGACAGCGCCGTTATGAGCCGAAAGAAGGCGGCAAGTACGGCGGTGCGATGACTGTGGAAACAGAGAAGTACGGCCGTTTGAAAATTGAACGGTTGCCAAAGACGGCAGCTGGCGAGGTGACCGTTTATTTTGAAGACGGGAAAACGGGCGGCGAGGAAATTTTACACGATATATTAAGCGGGATGAATGAAAGTTTATTTGAATCAGTCTTTTCATTTGATATGCACGGCCTTCAAAATATTCATCAGCTTGGCGAATCGGATATCGGCAATTATTTATTTTCAGCAAGCGCAGTTGGAAGTGATGCATTATTGCAGCTCGATAAAAAGCTAGAAAAAGAAATGGATCAACGCTTTAAACCGAGCGGGCGTAAACCAGAAATTAATGTGTCACTACAAGAGATGAAGAAACTTGAAGAGAAGATGAAAGAGTGGCAAGGGAAAATTGGCACGTATGAAAAACAGGTCGAGCAGTTAAAAGAAAGTGAAGAGAAACTTGCTACTGTTCGCGTAGAAAAAGAGAATGCAGAAAAGCGAAAGCAAGATTATGAAATATTAGCAGCGCTAGAGCCTCTCGTTATTGAAAAGCGTGCGCATGAGAAAGTGTTAGAAAACGAGAACGGGCAGTTTCCTGTGAACGGAATGGCGCGCTATGAAGCGATTAAGGCGAAGATGGAGCCGCTCCAGTTGCAAGTTGACTCGCTCTATAAAAAAATAGAGAATGTACAATCGGAAATTGAATCGATTCAAATAGATGAAGAGTTTTTACAAAAAGAAAGTTACGTGGAAGAACTTCGTATGCAGCATATGTCTTACGAAAATGCACGCCAAGAAATGCGTGATATGACAGGAAGTATTGCGAATATAAAAGAAGAAATCGCAGAGCTAGAGCAACAAATCGGTGCTACTTTTGAAAAAGAAACAGTTCTTTCGTTTGATTTGAGCTTGGCAACGAAAGAGTTAATTACGCAAACAGTGCAAAAGGCGCGCGAATTAGAAACGCAAAAAGTACAGCTTGATGATCGCTTTAAAGTAGCGCAGGAGCAATTAGAAGAACAAGAAGAAAATATAAGACAGGTCCAGAAACAAATGTTAGCGGATGAAGAGCGAAATGCGTTAAGTGAGAAAGAGAAGTCGTTTCAAGATGCGGCGTTTATTGGTATGGGCGCTGAGAGAATGAAGCGCAAATATGAGGAAAAAGCAGGAGCAGCGGTGCAAAAGAAAAAACAGTGGCAAAGAATTTGTCTTCTGTTACTTCTTATTAACACAGGCATTTTATTTACGAGCTTATTTATGGACAACCGCCCGCTCTTATTTATTAGCGTCATTGTTTTTGTAGGGATTGTTCTTGCCCTTGTTTTATATAAAGATCCGTCAAGTGGATTACAAGAAGAGCTTCTAACTCTTCAGCAAAGTGCTGGCGGGAGACAAAGTGAAGAAGCGATGTCTGTGCGCTATGAGTTAGAAAAAGACGAAGAGATTCGTAAGCTATTTGAGCGAGAGTCTTATAAATTGCAGCAAATGGAGCGAGCGTATGATAAAGTCGTTTCATCGTATGAGGAATGGGAGAGAGAAACGTTCCGCATTAGTGAACAAGTTAATGCATATAAAGTACGCTATATGTTCCCTGAATTTTATACGTATGCACACATATTGCCGGCGTTTGAGCGTATGGAAAAAATACAACAATTATATCGAGAATTAGAAAAGCAAGGCGCGCGGAAATCTTCATTGTATGAAATGATTTCGCAATTTGAACATAAACTAGAAACTGTTATCGGTAGCGCGGAGTATAGTAAGCTGCACGAGGCGCAAAGTCGTATGCAACATGAGAAAGAGAAACGCCGAACTTGTAAGCAGTTAAAAGAGAAGCTAGCTGAATGGCAAGAAGAGTATGCGTTTATGCAAGAGCAATTGAAACAATTGTTAGTAGAACGAGATAGCTTATGGCATATCGCACATTCTACAGATGAAGAGATGTTTTTAGAAGCAGGTAAACTGGCAGAAAAACGTGAAGATGCTGAGAAACAAGTAGGGCGTTTATTACCGCAAATTGATCTGTTAGAACAACGCTTAACGAGTTTATCATTAGCTGAACATTATGAGGCTGACGGTTATGATGAAAAATTAAAGCAAGAAATAACAGCCGCGCAAAACTGTCTTACGAAAGAGAAAGAATTGACAGAGCGCATTGCGAAACATCGTATGGAAATTGCGAATTTAGAAGAAGGTAGTACGTACGGTGATTTAATGCATGAATGGGAAATGAAAAAAGCGCAAGTGCGTGAACAAGTGAAGAAATGGGCTGCTTATGCGGCCGCAAAGACAGTGTTAACGAAAACGAAACAATATTATCATGAAGTACATCTTCCTCGTATTTTACAAAAATCAGAAGAGTATTTCGTCTATTTAACAGGCGGACGATATAGTAAAATCTTTTCACCGTCAGAGGCGGAGCCGTTTATTGTGGAACGTAACGACGGTATGCGTTTTTACAGTCATGAACTAAGCCAAGCGACAGCGGAACAGTTATATTTATCGCTGAGATTTGCATTAGCGAAAACATTCGAGCATGATTATCCATTTATTATTGATGATAGTTTCGTACATTTCGATGCGGTAAGGACGAATCGCACAATTGAACTAATAAAGGAAATCGCAAAAGATAGACAAGTCATCTTCTTTACATGTCACGCTCATTTATTATCGTTCTTTACAGAAAAGCAGATTATAAAATTAACGCATAAGCGTAAAGAAAATGAGTTGTAG